The proteins below come from a single Eucalyptus grandis isolate ANBG69807.140 chromosome 3, ASM1654582v1, whole genome shotgun sequence genomic window:
- the LOC104437023 gene encoding uncharacterized protein LOC104437023, protein MDIQLGLALPIHDHPAKGSEPKDHEGSYKKWFNKKRCHGEAFGEHSSGKSQLLAWSSGPNEEDDPNARRGKFSCSINQFRYSEGADDNDRVVGWPPIKSWRKKFMHGQRPPRRDLHENVRQA, encoded by the exons ATGGATATTCAACTAGGTCTAGCTCTCCCAATTCATGACCACCCTGCCAAAGGGTCCGAACCAAAAGATCATGAAGGCTCGTACAAGAAGTGGTTCAACAAGAAAAGGTGTCATGGAGAGGCATTTGGAGAACACTCCTCAGGGAAATCGCAGTTGTTGGCGTGGAGCAGTGGCCCGAATGAGGAAGATGACCCGAATGCGAGGCGCGGCAAGTTTTCTTGTTCTATAAACCA GTTTAGGTATAGTGAAGGAGCTGATGACAATGATCGGGTCGTGGGGTGGCCACCCATCAAGTCCTGGAGGAAGAAGTTCATGCATGGACAGCGTCCACCGCGCCGAGATCTTCACGAGAATGTCCGGCAGGCCTAA